A single window of Lutzomyia longipalpis isolate SR_M1_2022 chromosome 1, ASM2433408v1 DNA harbors:
- the LOC129797708 gene encoding pyridoxal phosphate homeostasis protein: protein MFRKIMSEVDIKQNLKLVVEKIEEAFRKRSPSLQTEKPYLVAVSKTKPAELVVEAYSAGQRHFGENYVQELVEKSHNPELLEKCKEIKWHFIGHLQSNKVNKVLAVPGLYMIETVDSVNLATAINKAWEKFRKEETENLKVLVQVNTSAEDVKSGIDPKEAINLYKFIKDQCPNLHVEGIMTIGKFGHDYSTGPNEDFIALMQCYDEIVRELQLNPRELHVSMGMSNDYEHAIAAGSTIVRVGTSIFGARTPKSDAK from the exons atgtttCGAAAAATCATGTCTGAAGTGGACATCAAACAGAATCTAAAATTAgttgttgaaaaaattgaggaagCTTTCCGGAAGCGTTCACCG AGTCTGCAGACAGAAAAACCCTATCTTGTTGCTGTTTCCAAGACAAAACCAGCTGAATTGGTTGTGGAGGCGTACTCAGCTGGTCAGAGGCACTTTGGGGAGAATTATGTCCAAGAGTTGGTGGAAAAGTCCCATAATCCTGAACTTCTAGAGAAATGCAAGGAGATTAAATGGCATTTTATTGGGCACCTTCAGAGCAACAAAGTAAACAAAGTATTGGCAGTTCCGGGACTCTACATGATTGAGACGGTGGACTCGGTAAACTTGGCAACAGCGATTAATAAAGCATGGGAGAAGTTCAGGAAGGAAGAGACGGAGAATTTGAAGGTTCTCGTGCAGGTGAACACAAGTGCTGAGGATGTCAAGAGTGGCATTGACCCAAAAGAAGCTATTAATCTCTATAAGTTCATCAAGGATCAATGTCCCAATTTGCACGTAGAGGGTATAATGACCATTGGAAAGTTTGGTCATGATTACTCTACAGGACCTAATGAGGATTTTATTGCACTAATGCAATGCTATGATGAGATTGTGAGGGAACTCCAACTCAATCCTCGTGAACTTCACGTCTCAATGGGCATGTCGAATGATTATGAACATGcg aTCGCCGCCGGAAGTACGATCGTCCGTGTTGGAACCTCAATATTTGGTGCACGGACGCCAAAGAGTGATGCCAAATGA
- the LOC129797521 gene encoding juvenile hormone esterase-like, translated as MLNFCLSSFNLKKKYIWFIFPRMWLVVFCSFIAIATSNNIVHGLYHKGANGTEQYYDKVKNFDYYGNFTSDSDSSEYNTRHFHSNANRNKEFKRPATTQIFTVDVCAKAGCIRGKIENGRLRPYDAFYGIPYAEPPVGELRLENPVPYRGWEGYWDATYPRSDCTQRNVFLYTQPILGSEDCLYLNVYRPKLYSQNKKNAKKLPVMVWIHGGSLMSFSSSPDQFGPEYLMDNGEVILVTLNYRLGMFGLLCSGDEAVKGNFALKDQQLALKWVAANIESFGGDTNSITLLGQSSGASSVQHHIMNPVSSALFHRAVLMSGNSIAPWAFSKDWALKFRLSARNSGFEDWETASTYELAKHFKKLHALQLVLAFDELFISALTPPTPLRPCVEGDWEGAFLRDDPRKIWAEGRFEPKPILIGTTTEDGTFSSVVPTNHRRLEEFNENIYEYLPIQMDFDPKYAEDVIKFYLGKDYIDDSNVESYYKLVGDRAIVYPMITVVNQYLQYADVQKNPIYIYEFGFQSQYTFVKYYTGKNINLGVSHIDDLIYLFTMSAYFPLFDPKSPEGVMSDIYVRTIVNFATRGEVKAWASYTPCTSNTNTPFCDRQLFRRFTKSNPDSVIVSVTDQIDVKMVELWDRVDRDRD; from the exons ATGTTAAACTTTTGCCTTTCTtccttcaatttaaaaaaaaaatacatttggtTTATCTTTCCCAGAATGTGGCTAGTTGTGTTTTGTAGTTTTATTGCAATTGCAACGTCGAATAATATTGTTCATGGGTTATATCATAAGGGTGCAAATGGGACTGAGCAGTATTAcgataaagtgaaaaattttgattactATGGCAACTTTACATCGGATAGTGATAGTTCAGAATATAATACACGTCATTTTCATTCCAATGCAAATCGGAATAAAGAGTTTAAAAgg CCAGCAACAACACAAATTTTTACAGTAGATGTCTGTGCAAAGGCTGGATGTATtcgtggaaaaattgaaaatggtcGATTGAGGCCATATGATGCATTCTACGGGATCCCCTATGCTGAGCCACCAGTTGGAGAGTTAAGATTGGAAAATCCAGTTCCATACAGAGGATGGGAGGGCTATTGGGATGCTACTTACCCACGGAGTGATTGCACTCAGAGAAATGTTTTTCTCTATACTCAACCAATTTTAGGCTCTGAGGATTGTCTCTACTTGAATGTCTATCGTCCGAAATTGTATTcacaaaacaagaaaaatgcaaagaaactCCCAGTAATGGTGTGGATTCATGGAGGATCATTAATGTCATTCTCATCAAGTCCTGATCAATTTGGTCCTGAATATTTAATGGACAATGGAGAAGTTATTCTTGTCACTCTCAACTACAGATTGGGGATGTTTGGTCTGCTATGTTCCGGTGATGAAGCTGTTAagggaaattttgcattaaaagatCAACAACTTGCTCTCAAATGGGTTGCAGCTAATATTGAGTCTTTCGGGGGAGATACCAATTCAATAACTCTCTTGGGACAAAGTTCTGGTGCTTCTTCAGTTCAGCATCATATAATGAATCCTGTTTCTTCAG CTCTTTTCCATCGTGCGGTTTTAATGAGTGGCAATTCTATAGCTCCTTGGGCATTTTCAAAAGATTGGGCATTAAAATTTAGATTGAGTGCTCGGAATAGTGGATTCGAAGACTGGGAAACAGCCTCGACGTATGAATTGGCAAAGCATTTTAAGAAATTACATGCACTTCAGCTTGTCTTGGCTTTTGATGAACTCTTCATTTCTGCATTAACACCCCCAACACCATTGCGTCCTTGCGTGGAAGGAGACTGGGAAGGGGCTTTCCTGAGGGATGATCCCAGAAAAATTTGGGCTGAAGGGAGATTTGAACCGAAACCCATTCTAATTGGTACAACCACTGAAGATGGAACTTTTTCATCAGTAGTACCAACTAATCATAGAAGATTGGaggaattcaatgaaaatatttatgagtaCCTGCCAATTCAGATGGATTTCGATCCTAAATATGCGGAAgatgttattaaattttatcttggAAAAGATTACATTGATGATAGCAATGTTGAATCCTATTACAAG ttgGTTGGAGACAGAGCTATCGTTTATCCGATGATAACAGTCGTTAATCAATACCTCCAATATGCTGATGTTcagaaaaatccaatttatatttatgaatttgGATTTCAg AGTCAGTACacatttgtaaaatattatacTGGCAAGAACATAAATCTGGGAGTTAGTCATATTGACGATTTAATATACCTCTTCACGATGTCCGCATATTTTCCGTTGTTTGATCCTAAATCTCCAGAAGGTGTGATGTCGGATATTTATGTGCGGACTATCGTTAATTTTGCTACTCGAGGAGAAGTCAAAGCTTGGGCATCATACACTCCGTGCACATCCAATACGAATACTCCCTTCTGTGATCGTCAGCTATTCAGGAGATTCACGAAATCAAACCCAGATTCGGTAATTGTATCAGTTACCGATCAAATTGATGTGAAAATGGTTGAATTGTGGGATAGAGTTGATAGAGATAGGGATTAA